One window of Acropora palmata chromosome 1, jaAcrPala1.3, whole genome shotgun sequence genomic DNA carries:
- the LOC141858939 gene encoding uncharacterized protein LOC141858939: MKRGSIERNEHEQPAGLDESVSFKPGTLSEEDVLVIAHELGPSWKMFGRVLKVPNSEINRIEVNESDVTEKCYCVLRRWQDRYPYDATYHCLAHALQHPVVGREDLAAKYCVLQLGTSSEPEITAQAIEVREPKGNKEFTARTSSPSHIIEWMPKVYQRREGVIVPVPWCEEFSFHIKDIFTRLRMVEKEKTRGIVTSVTSMTSIFRPHEGCKRPVIVLIEGDPGMGKTTYCQKLVYDWASKQSHEWDESFPRIDVLLLLRCREIKSGNLWDAIEDQILPKRIEPEARKMFFQFLKENPSKVLLVLDGLDEADPQKREMCLEIVQKELPGCYIVLTSRPEGGSKVRQYTDTLLEIVGFTPTDAESYIKKYFKQDKAHLAEELISKFRLHVELRELTQNPLNTLLLCVIFEDLEGVLPDNRTQLYMEIILFILRRYESKEGLSNRGKDLLLVYKKELMILGRTALDSLRKQELYFDDHKGDIKESLLMKFGFLSIQSGVSKRAPCDRYGFFHKSFQEFFSGYYLAFSIIDDVANSQSVLTDRQYIDGLSEVFKFMSAIIGKESVETAVSVVKRIASILNNETGLTFDKLFWYLRLAVLFIIECKTFSGDLDTKLACTFGESLELVNVVLHLPSLMRVWYIGTFFKALAVNSTVRNLELFGETEGINSSIGAEDINLLTKALRVNTSLCSLNLSKTSIGDEGATSLAQALRVNTSLSSLNLSFNSIGTKGANSLAQVLRVNTSLSSFNLSHNPIGDEGANSLAQALRVNTSLSSFNLSYNTICNEGANSLAQALRVNTSLSSFNLSYTTICTEGANSLAQALRLNTSLSSFNLSHNSIDDEGANSLAEALRVNTSLSSFNLSDNSIGAEGANSLAQALRVNTSLSSFNLSYNSIGDEGANSLAQALRVNTSLSSFKLSYNSVGDEGANSLAQALRVNTSLSSFNLSGNSIGDEGANSLAQALRVNTSLSSLDLSGKSIGDEGANSLAQALRINTSLSSLVLSGNSIGAEGANSLAQALRLNTSLSSLNLSHNSIDDEGANSLAEALRVNTSLSSFNLSGNSIGAEGANSLAQALRLNTSLSSFNLSFNSIGDEGANSLAEALRVNTSLSSFNLSGNSIGAEGANSLAQALRVNTSLSSFNLSSNSIGDEGANSVAQALRISTPLSFFNLYYNFIRGEGSNSLA, encoded by the exons atgaaaagagGATCAATTGAAAGGAATGAACATGAGCAACCAGCAG GCTTAGATGAGAGTGTGTCATTCAAGCCTGGGACCCTTTCAGAAGAGGATGTTCTTGTGATTGCGCATGAGCTTGGTCCTTCATGGAAAATGTTTGGCCGAGTGCTGAAAGTCCCGAATTCTGAGATTAATCGGATTGAAGTAAACGAGTCCGATGTCACTGAAAAATGCTATT GTGTTCTAAGACGTTGGCAAGATAGGTACCCATATGATGCAACATACCACTGCTTGGCACATGCATTGCAGCATCCCGTTGTTGGACGAGAAGATTTGGCTGCCAAGTACTGCGTTCTTCAATTAG GAACTTCCTCTGAGCCTGAGATCACAGCACAGGCAATAGAAGTAAGGGAGCCCAAGGGGAACAAGGAATTTACAG CTCGTACTTCGTCCCCAAGCCACATCATAGAATGGATGCCAAAAGTTTACCAGAGGCGTGAAGGGGTGATTGTGCCAGTGCCTTGGTGTGAAGAGTTCAGCTTTCACATAAAGGACATTTTCACCAGACTTAGAATggttgaaaaggaaaagacgCGCGGAATAGTGACCTCAGTCACCAGCATGACCAGTATCTTTAGACCACACGAAGGTTGCAAACGACCAGTGATTGTGTTGATTGAAGGCGACCCCGGCATGGGAAAGACTACCTATTGCCAAAAACTGGTATATGATTGGGCAAGCAAACAATCTCATGAATGGGACGAGTCGTTTCCTAGAATTGATGTGCTCCTGCTCCTCAGATGTCGTGAAATCAAATCTGGTAACCTTTGGGACGCTATTGAAGatcaaattttgccaaaaagaATTGAACCGGAggcaagaaaaatgttttttcaattcttgaaagaaaatccgTCCAAGGTGTTGCTTGTGCTCGATGGGTTAGATGAGGCAGACCCACAAAAACGGGAAATGTGCTTGGAAATTGTTCAAAAGGAGCTTCCTGGCTGTTACATTGTTCTCACATCTCGCCCAGAAGGAGGGAGTAAAGTGAGGCAGTACACTGATACATTGTTAGAGATTGTGGGATTCACACCGACTGATGCGGAGAGTTACATTAAAAAGTATTTTAAACAAGACAAAGCACACTTGGCAGAGGaacttatttcaaaatttcggTTGCATGTGGAATTAAGGGAATTAACACAAAACCCGTTAAACACTCTTCTGTTGTGTGTTATCTTTGAGGACTTAGAGGGAGTTCTACCAGACAACAGGACGCAGCTTTACATGGAGATCATTCTCTTTATTTTGAGACGTTATGAAAGCAAGGAAGGCTTATCAAATAGAGGTAAAGACCTATTATTAGTTTACAAGAAGGAACTAATGATCCTAGGAAGAACTGCGCTAGATTCTCTGCGTAAACAAGAGCTGTATTTTGATGACCACAAAGGGGATATCAAGGAAAGTTTGTTGATGAAGTTTGGGTTTCTCTCCATCCAGTCTGGTGTTAGCAAGAGAGCTCCTTGTGACCGTTACGGATTTTTTCACAAGAGTtttcaagaattcttttctgGTTACTACCTTGCCTTTTCTATTATTGATGATGTTGCGAACTCTCAGTCAGTGCTGACCGATCGTCAATACATAGATGGACTATCTGAAGTTTTTAAGTTCATGAGTGCAATAATAGGCAAGGAATCCGTAGAAACTGCAGTGTCAGTTGTAAAACGTATTGCttcaattttaaataatgagACAGGCCTAACTTTTGATAAACTCTTTTGGTACTTAAGGCTTGCTGTTCTCTTTATTATCGAATGCAAAACTTTTTCAGGAGACCTTGACACAAAACTTGCTTGTACCTTTGGCGAAAGTCTAGAGTTGGTTAACGTGGTTTTGCACTTGCCCAGTCTTATGAGAGTGTGGTATATTGGGACGTTTTTCAAGGCCCTCGCCGTTAATTCCACCGTGAGAAACTTGGAGTTGTTTGGGGAGACTGAGGGTATCAATTCCTCCATTGGTGCTGAGGATATCAATCTGCTTACCAAGGCCCTTAGAGTAAATACGTCTCTTTGTTCTTTGAATTTGTCTAAGACCTCCATTGGTGATGAAGGAGCAACCTCACTTGCTCAGGCactcagagtaaacacctctctttcttctttgaatttgagtTTTAATTCCATTGGTACcaagggagcaaattcacttgctcaggtcctcagagtaaacacctctctttcatCTTTTAATTTGTCTCACAACCCcattggtgatgagggagcaaattcacttgctcaggccctcagagtaaacacctctctttcatCTTTTAATTTGTCTTACAACACCATTTGtaatgagggagcaaattcacttgctcaggccctcagagtaaatACCTCTCTTTCATCTTTTAATTTGTCTTACACCACTATTTGTactgagggagcaaattcacttgctcaggccctcagacTGAATACCTCTCTTTCATCTTTTAATTTGTCTCACAACTCCATTGATGacgagggagcaaattcacttgctgaggccctcagagtaaacacctctctttcttcttttaatttgtctgACAACTCCATTGGtgctgagggagcaaattcacttgctcaggccctcagagtaaatacctctctttcatcttttaatttgtcttacaactccattggtgatgagggagcaaattcacttgctcaggccctcagagtaaacacctctctttcatCTTTTAAGTTGTCTTACAACTCCGttggtgatgagggagcaaattcacttgctcaggccctcagagtaaacacctctctttcatCTTTTAATTTGTCTGGCAACTCcattggtgatgagggagcaaattcacttgctcaggccctcagagtaaacacctctctttcttctttggatttgtctGGCAAATCcattggtgatgagggagcaaattcacttgctcaggccctcagaataaacacctctctttcttctttggtttTGTCTGGCAACTCCATTGGTGcggagggagcaaattcacttgctcaggccctcagacTGAATACCTCTCTTTCATCTTTGAATTTGTCTCACAACTCCATTGATGacgagggagcaaattcacttgctgaggccctcagagtaaacacctctctttcttcttttaatttgtctgGCAACTCCATTGGtgctgagggagcaaattcacttgctcaggccctcagacTGAATACCTCTCTTTCAtcttttaatttgtctttcaactccattggtgatgagggagcaaattcacttgctgaggccctcagagtaaacacctctctttcttcttttaatttgtctgGCAACTCCATTGGtgctg